The following are from one region of the Fusobacterium sp. SYSU M8D902 genome:
- a CDS encoding FeoB small GTPase domain-containing protein, with translation MIKLAFTGNPNVGKSALINAIAGSKLKVGNWPGVTVEKKEAT, from the coding sequence ATGATAAAATTAGCATTTACAGGGAATCCAAACGTAGGAAAATCAGCTTTGATCAATGCTATTGCAGGTTCAAAATTAAAAGTAGGAAACTGGCCTGGGGTAACAGTAGAGAAGAAAGAAGCAACATT
- a CDS encoding FeoA family protein yields the protein MKLCDLKNGEKARIIKIGRIGELKKRLVDMGVTAGETIKLERNAPLGDPQEYIVKSTGIAIRKEDAKNIEVEKVEE from the coding sequence ATGAAATTGTGTGACTTGAAAAACGGAGAGAAAGCTAGAATCATAAAAATTGGAAGAATTGGAGAGCTAAAGAAGAGATTAGTAGATATGGGAGTAACTGCTGGTGAGACTATTAAGTTAGAGAGAAATGCTCCTTTAGGGGATCCACAAGAGTATATCGTGAAGAGTACAGGGATAGCAATAAGAAAAGAAGATGCAAAAAATATTGAAGTAGAAAAGGTTGAAGAATAA
- a CDS encoding FeoA domain-containing protein codes for MVPLCFAELNKDFLIKEIKGQRGSKCCLVNKGLCVGNKVRVMNGSGGCFVVKVNDTIKYALNFSLANKILLQEI; via the coding sequence ATGGTACCTTTATGTTTTGCAGAATTAAACAAAGATTTCCTCATTAAAGAGATAAAGGGTCAAAGAGGCTCTAAATGCTGTTTGGTCAATAAGGGATTATGTGTTGGAAATAAAGTAAGAGTGATGAATGGCAGTGGTGGTTGCTTTGTAGTAAAAGTAAATGACACTATAAAATATGCACTTAATTTTAGTTTAGCTAATAAAATATTATTACAAGAGATATAA